The following are from one region of the Arachis duranensis cultivar V14167 chromosome 10, aradu.V14167.gnm2.J7QH, whole genome shotgun sequence genome:
- the LOC107468377 gene encoding trans-resveratrol di-O-methyltransferase, giving the protein MEMKQMQSAEELFQAQSHLYSYTYHFIGSMCLKSAVHLGIPDIIHKHGQPITLNELVLALQIDPNKSGYVYRLMRFLVHSGFFVTTKIDGGKEEEEEEIMGYDLTPSSRLLLKDTVPTLSPFVQAMFHPAILHPPEFLAEWFHTNEPTPFHTAHGKSFWDYLSQNQEFNGLFNEAMISDSGMMNLVIKDCKPVFEGMSLLVDVGGGKGAVARLLSESLPHLQCIVLDLPHVVENSQDCNNLKFVGGDMFQSIPSADAILLKLVLHAYSDEDCIKVLKMCREAISSKGKEGKVIIIDIVINEKNDKRELTESKLLFDLLMMSVVTGKEREEKEWKKLFLEAGFSHYKITPIFGMRSLIEVYP; this is encoded by the exons ATGGAGATGAAACAAATGCAGAGTGCTGAAGAGTTGTTTCAAGCTCAATCCCATTTATACAGCTATACATACCATTTCATTGGGTCTATGTGCCTCAAAAGTGCAGTTCATTTGGGAATACCAGACATAATCCACAAGCATGGTCAACCCATTACACTTAATGAGTTGGTCTTGGCACTTCAAATTGACCCTAACAAATCCGGATATGTGTATAGGCTCATGCGGTTCTTGGTGCATTCTGGATTCTTTGTTACAACCAAGATTGATggtggaaaagaagaagaagaagaagaaataatggGGTATGATCTTACACCTTCCTCAAGGCTCCTCCTCAAAGACACTGTCCCAACTCTCTCTCCTTTTGTTCAAGCAATGTTTCATCCTGCTATACTTCACCCTCCTGAGTTCTTGGCAGAATGGTTCCACACAAATGAACCTACACCCTTTCACACTGCACATGGCAAAAGCTTTTGGGACTATTTAAGCCAAAACCAAGAGTTTAATGGCCTCTTCAATGAAGCAATGATCAGTGATTCTGGAATGATGAATTTGGTGATCAAAGATTGCAAGCCTGTTTTTGAGGGGATGAGTTTATTGGTTGATGTTGGCGGCGGAAAAGGCGCCGTGGCTAGGTTGCTTTCTGAATCTCTGCCTCATTTGCAATGCATAGTACTTGATCTTCCACACGTTGTTGAAAATTCACAAGATTGCAATAACTTGAAATTTGTTGGAGGTGACATGTTTCAATCTATTCCTTCAGCTGATGCAATTCTTCTTAAG TTAGTTTTGCATGCTTATAGTGATGAAGATTGCATTAAGGTACTGAAGATGTGTAGAGAAGCTATTTCAAGCAAAggtaaggaagggaaagtaataATCATAGACATAGTGATCAATGAGAAGAATGATAAGCGTGAATTGACAGAATCAAAGCTCCTCTTTGATCTGCTAATGATGAGTGTGGTCACTGGAAAAGAGAGGGAagaaaaagaatggaagaagctCTTCTTGGAAGCTGGATTCAGTCACTACAAGATAACACCCATATTTGGTATGAGGTCACTCATTGAAGTTTATCCTTGA
- the LOC107468249 gene encoding uncharacterized protein LOC107468249, with the protein MMFHKEYLDLILVPLGLLIMFSYHIFLLYRYLNLPHTTAMGFENNDKKIWVDRIMQVEPDKRDVSTALSVLQSNTTAATFLASVSLTLCSLIGAWIANSSNIFFQSRLIYGDTRPTTISIKYICLLLCFLLAFACFIQSARHFVHANYLISTPDCPVPVSSVEIAVIRGSDFWSVGLRALYFALDLLLWFFGPIPMFACSVSMVIILHYLDSNSRPLHNGNKPQSHIAKGSYNL; encoded by the exons ATGATGTTCCACAAGGAGTACCTAGACTTGATTTTGGTCCCATTGGGATTGCTCATTATGTTTTCCTATCACATCTTTCTCCTTTACAGATATCTAAATCTGCCTCACACTACAGCCATGGGGTTTGAGAACAATGACAAGAAGATTTGGGTTGATAGAATCATGCAG GTTGAGCCAGACAAAAGGGATGTCAGCACAGCTTTGTCTGTTCTTCAGAGCAACACAACAGCAGCTACATTCTTAGCCTCTGTCTCATTGACACTATGTTCTCTCATTGGAGCATGGATTGCTAATAGTTCCAACATCTTCTTCCAAAGTAGGCTAATCTATGGTGACACAAGACCAACCACAATTTCAATCAAGTACATATGCTTGTTGCTATGCTTCCTTCTTGCATTTGCATGCTTTATTCAATCAGCAAGGCACTTTGTTCATGCAAACTATCTCATAAGCACACCGGATTGTCCTGTTCCGGTGAGTAGCGTGGAGATAGCGGTTATAAGAGGCAGTGATTTTTGGTCAGTTGGACTTAGAGCACTTTATTTTGCTCTTGATTTGCTGCTTTGGTTTTTTGGACCAATTCCCATGTTTGCTTGCTCAGTTTCTATGGTCATAATTCTTCACTATCTTGACTCTAATTCAAGGCCATTGCATAATGGTAATAAGCCTCAGTCTCATATTGCAAAGGGAAGTTATAATTTGTAA